One genomic segment of Flagellimonas marinaquae includes these proteins:
- a CDS encoding 3-oxoacyl-ACP synthase III family protein encodes MKIGISGTGSYIPSIITTNEAFLEHAFLETDGSKFEQPNTVIVEKFKAITGIKARRYAKPELKTSDIGFLAAEKAVQNAGIDKEELDYIIFAHNFGDLTAGKTQSDMLPSLASRVKHLLRIKNPKCVAYDLIYGCPGWVEGIIQATAFIKSGMAKKCLVIGGETLSRVIDPHDRDSMIFADGAGAAILEADAPSGEILAHASETYANEEAYYLNFDKSNNPEQNQNTRFIKMQGRKIYEFGCINVPKAMAECLEKSGMDIDNVKKIFIHQANEKMDEAIIKRFYKSYGKGVPENIMPMSIHELGNSSVATIPTLYDMVLQGNLPGHDLQKGDVIMFAGVGAGMNINAIVYRY; translated from the coding sequence ATGAAAATAGGCATATCCGGAACAGGAAGTTACATCCCCTCCATCATTACTACAAACGAAGCATTTTTGGAACATGCATTTTTAGAAACGGACGGTTCTAAATTTGAACAGCCCAATACGGTTATCGTAGAAAAATTCAAGGCCATAACCGGAATTAAGGCAAGGCGTTATGCAAAACCGGAATTAAAAACCTCCGATATTGGTTTTTTGGCCGCAGAAAAAGCGGTCCAAAATGCAGGAATCGACAAGGAAGAACTGGACTACATTATTTTTGCCCATAATTTTGGAGATCTTACTGCTGGCAAGACCCAAAGTGATATGTTGCCAAGCTTGGCTTCGAGGGTAAAACATCTTTTACGCATTAAAAACCCCAAATGTGTTGCCTACGATCTTATTTATGGTTGTCCCGGTTGGGTTGAAGGAATAATTCAGGCAACCGCCTTCATCAAAAGTGGAATGGCCAAAAAATGTTTGGTTATTGGGGGCGAAACGCTTTCCAGGGTTATCGATCCACACGACCGCGACAGCATGATCTTTGCCGATGGTGCAGGAGCCGCCATTCTTGAAGCCGATGCTCCTTCGGGGGAAATTCTTGCCCACGCATCGGAAACATATGCCAATGAGGAGGCTTACTACCTAAATTTTGACAAGTCCAACAATCCAGAGCAGAACCAGAACACCAGGTTTATAAAAATGCAAGGGCGTAAAATTTACGAATTTGGCTGCATCAATGTACCCAAGGCTATGGCCGAATGTCTGGAAAAGAGCGGCATGGATATTGACAACGTAAAAAAAATCTTCATCCATCAGGCCAACGAAAAAATGGACGAAGCCATAATTAAGCGCTTTTACAAAAGCTATGGCAAAGGTGTTCCAGAGAATATTATGCCCATGAGCATTCACGAATTGGGAAACAGTTCCGTGGCCACCATTCCCACTTTATACGACATGGTCCTTCAGGGCAATCTCCCAGGGCATGATCTACAAAAAGGGGATGTTATCATGTTTGCCGGTGTTGGTGCCGGAATGAACATCAATGCCATTGTTTATCGGTATTGA
- a CDS encoding methyltransferase: protein MYENNFPNKRYRHTLEFLQKHVDPAESILDLGVDNPFSEIMRANGFQVENTKGEDLDVDFSRVVQSDADAVTAFEIFEHLVAPFNVLREIKAKKLIASIPMRLWFSPAYRSKTDPWDRHYHEFEDWQFDWLLEKSGWHIKDAAKWTNPTKKIGIRPILRYFTDRYYIVYAERP from the coding sequence ATGTACGAAAACAACTTTCCCAATAAACGTTACAGGCATACCCTCGAGTTTTTGCAAAAACACGTTGACCCTGCCGAATCAATTTTAGACCTGGGGGTGGATAATCCTTTTTCGGAGATAATGAGGGCCAACGGGTTTCAGGTGGAAAATACAAAAGGTGAAGATTTGGATGTGGACTTCAGCCGGGTTGTCCAATCGGATGCGGATGCAGTGACCGCTTTTGAAATATTTGAACATTTAGTGGCTCCTTTTAATGTTCTAAGGGAAATCAAAGCCAAAAAATTGATTGCAAGCATACCCATGCGATTATGGTTCTCCCCTGCGTATCGCAGTAAAACCGACCCATGGGACAGGCATTATCATGAGTTTGAAGATTGGCAGTTTGATTGGCTGTTGGAAAAATCGGGTTGGCACATTAAAGACGCTGCCAAATGGACAAACCCTACCAAAAAAATTGGGATTAGACCGATTCTTAGATACTTCACCGACCGATACTATATTGTGTACGCCGAAAGACCTTAA
- a CDS encoding glycosyltransferase produces the protein MRISIVVPAHNEAAHLKECLNSFIKQTCLPNELIVVDDNSTDDTFLIAQGFAQQHNWIKVVKRFSSDEHIPGKKVVDTFNFGLEHASEYDLIGKFDADIVLPNNYFEVIVNQFQANWKLGMCSGLLFIKKGHKWVYENIADKSHIRGPIKLYHKACFNKIGGLRAGIGWDTVDILLAKFHDFETLTLPDLLVKHLRPTGHGYSSKNYRAKGIAMYKMRYGLVLTKIAALKMAWQAKSPSLYLFAILGFIQSYLGQTSKYVTKKEGKFIRKYRWKGIKSKI, from the coding sequence ATGAGAATAAGCATTGTTGTTCCCGCCCATAATGAGGCTGCCCATTTAAAAGAGTGCTTAAACTCATTTATAAAGCAGACCTGTTTGCCCAATGAGCTCATTGTGGTGGACGATAATTCTACGGACGATACGTTCTTGATAGCCCAAGGTTTTGCCCAACAGCATAACTGGATAAAAGTAGTAAAGCGTTTTTCTTCGGATGAACATATCCCCGGGAAAAAGGTTGTGGACACTTTTAATTTTGGTTTGGAACATGCTTCGGAATATGACCTCATTGGCAAATTTGATGCAGATATTGTTCTCCCGAACAATTATTTTGAAGTCATTGTGAATCAATTTCAGGCCAATTGGAAACTAGGAATGTGCTCAGGACTCCTTTTTATCAAAAAAGGACACAAATGGGTCTATGAGAACATCGCGGACAAAAGCCATATCCGAGGACCGATCAAACTCTATCACAAAGCCTGCTTTAACAAAATAGGAGGCTTACGAGCGGGTATAGGCTGGGACACAGTGGATATTCTTTTGGCCAAATTTCACGATTTTGAAACCTTGACACTTCCCGATCTTCTGGTAAAACACCTACGCCCTACCGGTCATGGATATTCTTCCAAAAACTACAGAGCCAAAGGTATTGCCATGTACAAAATGCGATACGGTCTTGTGCTTACCAAAATTGCCGCCTTAAAAATGGCATGGCAAGCTAAAAGTCCATCGTTGTATTTATTCGCAATATTGGGTTTTATACAATCCTATTTAGGACAAACGTCCAAATATGTGACCAAGAAAGAAGGCAAGTTCATTCGAAAATATCGTTGGAAAGGAATCAAATCCAAAATTTGA